The window GTCATGCATAAACTGTTTTTCATCATCTGATTGTGAAAGGGCATTACAATGAACTAGTCAAGGCCTACTTTTGTGTCATTTATGTGCAAGTCCGTTGCAGATGAAAATGTTTCTAGCCACTGCTCTTAGGAAATTGTAAAATGAAACAGTTTGTGGGTTGGGTATCAGTCTTGTGTttcattcatttgtttttttccttgGAACTTTagctttcttcatttttctattaTGCTGCCTGTTTCCTATGTGTAAACAACTGTATGTGATTCTGTTCTTTCATTCAAGGTATGAACGTTGTAGTTGTTGGGCCTGTGTGGTTAACCTGTAAATTGTAATACAGTTTGTACTCTTGTTGTAGTTATAGTAGGTACAAGCAAAACATTGTGTTTGTAggaaaagtaaaaaggaaagtgAGGAATCCCTTTCTGTAATaacatatatttctttttgtttttttctctacTGTATGTGAGGTTTTTAACTTGATCATTTTTTTGATATCTTCTCCagtgtaattatatatattttttttattaaatcaccCTCACTTGCCTTGGATTTTTTTCCTGACTACTTAGTTGTCCCCTTTATTTTGGAAACCTAGAAAAATCTTTTTACTAAAGAGGAAGTttttaacaaagaaagaaaaatcaaggGAGGTTTGTGTAGGTTACTAGGTTTACAAAGGTATGATTTCAGTTTGGGGAGGTTTGTATTGATTTTCAGAATATGGGGGAGATTTTTTCTTGGAGATTCCATGCGTACTCTTTGTTTTTATGAAGCTACCAGTACTTTCAGAAATTAGGGGCCAATATTTAACATTGAGCCCATTTAATTGAATTACAAATACACAAATAACTTGCTGTATTTATATTTCAAGTAAGTGGGACACATGGGCAAATATTAACCACTAATTATTAAGGGGTACTAGTGCTCTCACAAAACAGAAGAATACCATTGAACAACTCTCtagtataattaaattaaaattgaaaatacaagGGAAGATTGTTTTACTATGGTTTGTATTTGCTTTTGTTCAGTTTGAAAACCTCATAAGCATTGctgttttcttttatatattttcctcTTATTTTTGTCTATTTTATGAATCTTTCTATGAGTCTACATTGTCTTTATTCACatgtaataattgaattttactTTTCTAGGTCATTTTGCATGATGTGATTGACATTGATGACGACTCTGAGGATGTAGTGATAATTGgtgaaaaagttaataatagTAACAAAGGGAAGACAATTGACGCCGTTCATGATGATCATCAAGTTGTGGTTTgtataagatttattttttgttgtttcttgCGTCAGATGTACAGTATCTTTTCCAACATGAAAATAACTGACATTTTGCTTGAAATCATTTTCAGAAAACGGCTGATTATACTTACTCTCTGCCTGGTGTGGAAAATTTTGGATCAGTTAGTGGGATTGCATCTTCTAACAATTTTCCTTCAGTGTCAAATAATATGATCAACATTGATGGTCATGGGTCTGATCAATCATATGACGATGATGACTACATTGATATTTTGTCGGAAGATTATATGGATGTAGATGAGTATGCTTTATTACAGAAACACTTTGATAATGTGGATATACCTCCTGGAATTGAAGCACCTTTTACTTGGTTGCCACCAGACTATGTTGTAGGTTCAAAGAAGACTGAAAATAGTACATTGTATCCTTGGCATCATATGCAATCTAATGCTAATAAAAGTCCCATGACACCCTCTTCTCAGCCCTCTTTGTCATTAGAGCCAACTAACTCTAAAATTCAAGCATCTTTAGGGAGTGCTATTAACATTCCAATCAAAATGGGTAATGTTGATCACTCTTCCGGAGCAGAGTTGtcttctcaatttttttctgAACCTGCCCCTTCTAAGATGAAATCAGCTACTTCAAAACTCAGAGGGTGTACTTCAAATGCTTCATTAGGAGTGGAGTCATCTAAGTCTCAGTGGTTTTCGAGGCCTTTCCATAGTAAAAAGAAGCCTGCTTCAACATACCATGGTTTTAACTACCATCCAGAGGCCACGAAGCTGCCACATGCAGGTGAGCTGCCATATTGGGGGCAATTTAAAACTGCTAAGAAGGAAGCTGGCAGTAGCATTTCATCCCATTCAACTTTCATTGGACATCATGGATCATTGTATCCTCCAGGAATAGAATCAGGAAAAACTTGGTGGAAGATTTCTCATAATACTAAACCATTTTCTACTCATCTTAATAATATTCCTAATCATATTTATTATCCATTTGATCCTCTTGTTGCCCATCCGGAGCATGTGTTTGATAACAACTGGGTTAACGATTCTGCCAGAGATGGATTTGATGGAAAAACTGTGGATGGCCCTATTGTGACAATATCGGATGAAGCCAAAGAGGAAATTCTGAGGAAACTCCAAAGTTTTAAACAATTTGACACTGTTGAAGACACTTCAGACCATCACTTTTTTCGCAGTAATTCTTCAATGCATCAGGTAAATTTTTCAAATGCTATTTCACTCTTTGATTCAGTTCTGAGCTTAATTATTTGGGTTTACCATGAACCTATTTCTTGAACAGCCT of the Glycine max cultivar Williams 82 chromosome 13, Glycine_max_v4.0, whole genome shotgun sequence genome contains:
- the LOC100810772 gene encoding uncharacterized protein isoform X1, translated to MKPRPHSATLRIEPSKSTMDPDVIEIPPPIHHPPRFREQNKVILHDVIDIDDDSEDVVIIGEKVNNSNKGKTIDAVHDDHQVVKTADYTYSLPGVENFGSVSGIASSNNFPSVSNNMINIDGHGSDQSYDDDDYIDILSEDYMDVDEYALLQKHFDNVDIPPGIEAPFTWLPPDYVVGSKKTENSTLYPWHHMQSNANKSPMTPSSQPSLSLEPTNSKIQASLGSAINIPIKMGNVDHSSGAELSSQFFSEPAPSKMKSATSKLRGCTSNASLGVESSKSQWFSRPFHSKKKPASTYHGFNYHPEATKLPHAGELPYWGQFKTAKKEAGSSISSHSTFIGHHGSLYPPGIESGKTWWKISHNTKPFSTHLNNIPNHIYYPFDPLVAHPEHVFDNNWVNDSARDGFDGKTVDGPIVTISDEAKEEILRKLQSFKQFDTVEDTSDHHFFRSNSSMHQPPKNWAKKIQEEWRILEKDLPASIFVRVYESRMDLLRAVIIGAEGTPYHDGLFFFDVFFPSAYPNVPPKVHYHSGGLRLNPNLYACGKVCLSLLNTWSGSKNEKWVPGMSTILQVLVSIQGLILNTKPYFNEPGYAHMSGSANGEKMSFQYNEDTFILSLRTMMYMIRKPPKNFEDLVKGHFCNRASDILVACKAYMEGAQVGCLVKGGVQDVDEGDRSCSQQFKDSLSGYMNMLVKEFAKVGAKDIDKLLPPATTPVAIKPSGVSIA
- the LOC100810772 gene encoding uncharacterized protein isoform X2; the protein is MKPRPHSATLRIEPSKSTMDPDVIEIPPPIHHPPRFREQNKVILHDVIDIDDDSEDVVIIGEKVNNSNKGKTIDAVHDDHQKTADYTYSLPGVENFGSVSGIASSNNFPSVSNNMINIDGHGSDQSYDDDDYIDILSEDYMDVDEYALLQKHFDNVDIPPGIEAPFTWLPPDYVVGSKKTENSTLYPWHHMQSNANKSPMTPSSQPSLSLEPTNSKIQASLGSAINIPIKMGNVDHSSGAELSSQFFSEPAPSKMKSATSKLRGCTSNASLGVESSKSQWFSRPFHSKKKPASTYHGFNYHPEATKLPHAGELPYWGQFKTAKKEAGSSISSHSTFIGHHGSLYPPGIESGKTWWKISHNTKPFSTHLNNIPNHIYYPFDPLVAHPEHVFDNNWVNDSARDGFDGKTVDGPIVTISDEAKEEILRKLQSFKQFDTVEDTSDHHFFRSNSSMHQPPKNWAKKIQEEWRILEKDLPASIFVRVYESRMDLLRAVIIGAEGTPYHDGLFFFDVFFPSAYPNVPPKVHYHSGGLRLNPNLYACGKVCLSLLNTWSGSKNEKWVPGMSTILQVLVSIQGLILNTKPYFNEPGYAHMSGSANGEKMSFQYNEDTFILSLRTMMYMIRKPPKNFEDLVKGHFCNRASDILVACKAYMEGAQVGCLVKGGVQDVDEGDRSCSQQFKDSLSGYMNMLVKEFAKVGAKDIDKLLPPATTPVAIKPSGVSIA